Proteins encoded in a region of the Haloglomus salinum genome:
- a CDS encoding transcription factor S, which yields MEFCDECGSMMHTEGGEWVCKSCGATKPRDSARDAAMTTTEGQDTDSGPVDMSEVDDEEIGPTTKVVCPECGHDRARYEMKQIRAADESETRFFTCTECGKKWREDDH from the coding sequence ATGGAGTTCTGCGACGAGTGCGGTTCGATGATGCACACGGAGGGCGGCGAGTGGGTCTGCAAGTCCTGCGGCGCCACGAAGCCCCGCGACAGTGCCAGGGACGCGGCGATGACCACGACCGAGGGACAGGACACCGACAGTGGCCCCGTCGACATGTCGGAGGTCGACGACGAGGAGATCGGGCCGACGACGAAGGTGGTCTGTCCGGAGTGTGGCCACGACCGCGCTCGCTACGAGATGAAGCAGATCCGGGCCGCCGACGAGTCCGAGACGCGCTTCTTCACCTGCACCGAATGCGGGAAGAAGTGGCGCGAGGACGACCACTGA
- the folD gene encoding bifunctional methylenetetrahydrofolate dehydrogenase/methenyltetrahydrofolate cyclohydrolase FolD, which yields MTEVIDGNAVAADIRDGLTGAIERLADAEARPGLATVLMSDDPASETYVSMKQRDCEEVGITSHHVEIEPEAPAEELFDTIADLNADDGVNGILVQMPVPDHVDKRRVLRAIDPAKDVDGFHPENVGRMVAGNARFKPCTPHGIQKLLEAYDVETEGAEAVVVGRSDIVGKPMANLFIQKEPLGNATTTVCHSRTKDLAAHTREADILVAAAGVPEMIDGSMVKEGATVVDVGINRVDADTDKGYELIGDVKYESAKDVAGAITPVPGGVGPMTRAMLLYNTVAAASEQAGVDVDLP from the coding sequence ATGACAGAGGTCATCGACGGGAACGCCGTCGCCGCCGACATCCGGGACGGGCTCACGGGCGCCATCGAACGGCTCGCGGACGCGGAGGCGCGCCCTGGGCTCGCGACGGTCCTGATGAGCGACGACCCCGCCAGCGAGACGTACGTCTCCATGAAACAGCGCGACTGCGAGGAGGTGGGTATCACCAGCCACCACGTCGAAATCGAACCCGAGGCACCCGCCGAGGAGCTGTTCGACACCATCGCTGACCTCAACGCCGACGACGGCGTGAACGGCATACTCGTCCAGATGCCCGTCCCCGACCACGTGGACAAGCGCCGCGTCCTCCGCGCCATCGACCCCGCGAAGGATGTGGACGGCTTCCACCCCGAGAACGTGGGCCGGATGGTCGCGGGCAACGCCCGGTTCAAGCCCTGCACACCCCACGGTATCCAGAAGCTCCTCGAGGCCTACGACGTGGAGACGGAGGGTGCCGAGGCGGTCGTGGTCGGCCGCTCGGACATCGTCGGCAAGCCGATGGCGAACCTGTTCATCCAGAAGGAACCCCTCGGCAACGCGACGACGACGGTCTGTCACTCCCGGACGAAGGACCTCGCGGCCCACACCCGCGAGGCCGACATCCTCGTGGCTGCCGCCGGCGTTCCCGAGATGATCGACGGCTCGATGGTCAAGGAGGGTGCGACGGTCGTCGACGTCGGCATCAACCGCGTCGACGCGGACACCGACAAGGGGTACGAACTCATCGGCGACGTGAAGTACGAGAGCGCGAAGGACGTGGCCGGCGCCATCACGCCGGTCCCCGGCGGCGTCGGACCGATGACCCGTGCGATGCTCCTCTACAACACCGTCGCGGCCGCGAGCGAGCAAGCGGGCGTCGACGTCGACCTGCCCTGA
- the cysE gene encoding serine O-acetyltransferase — protein MLDHVREDIRTARETDPAATSTVEVLLYPGLHAVWCHRLAHALHARGHPFAARLLSQLVRLFTGVEIHPAADIGRRFFIDHGMGVVVGETAAIGDDVTCYHGVTLGGDSPRREKRHPTVEDGVTLGANATLIGDIAIGQGATVGAGAVVSKDVPAGATVAGNPARRIDAGDSVDADESAESDELTVCGPDCPAEPAD, from the coding sequence ATGCTCGACCACGTTCGCGAGGACATCCGTACCGCCCGCGAGACCGACCCTGCAGCCACCAGCACCGTCGAGGTCCTGCTCTATCCCGGCCTGCATGCCGTCTGGTGTCACCGACTGGCCCACGCGCTCCATGCCCGGGGACACCCGTTCGCCGCTCGCCTGCTCTCACAGCTCGTCCGACTGTTCACCGGCGTCGAGATCCACCCTGCGGCCGACATCGGCCGTCGGTTCTTCATCGACCACGGCATGGGCGTCGTCGTCGGTGAGACGGCCGCTATCGGCGACGACGTGACCTGTTACCACGGCGTCACGCTGGGCGGTGACTCGCCGCGGCGCGAGAAGCGCCACCCCACCGTCGAGGACGGCGTCACGCTGGGCGCGAACGCGACGCTCATCGGCGATATCGCCATCGGACAGGGAGCCACCGTGGGTGCCGGCGCGGTCGTCTCGAAGGACGTGCCTGCCGGTGCAACCGTCGCAGGGAACCCCGCTCGCCGGATCGACGCTGGAGACAGCGTCGACGCCGACGAGTCCGCCGAGAGCGACGAACTGACGGTCTGTGGCCCCGACTGTCCCGCGGAGCCGGCCGACTGA
- a CDS encoding DUF5797 family protein, giving the protein MTEADLTDEERERLGDVVALQPTKNSELADRWGLEGGSEVHSYLEEHLKEYYFRDENSLIRATEEAAEVSGVAPGVEEAEDGSRVVRVPDLQYHVLRVLSDQDEDPQSVVGVLQAVRGLDGGLDPDNDAIRESLRSLANKGVVEKVQLTVPTYRLAMSRADLQVERLDD; this is encoded by the coding sequence ATGACCGAGGCGGACCTCACCGACGAGGAGCGCGAACGACTGGGCGACGTGGTCGCGCTCCAGCCCACGAAGAACTCCGAACTCGCCGACCGCTGGGGACTGGAGGGTGGCAGCGAGGTGCACTCCTACCTCGAGGAGCACCTGAAAGAGTACTACTTCCGCGACGAGAACAGTCTCATCCGGGCGACCGAGGAGGCTGCCGAGGTTTCCGGAGTCGCCCCCGGCGTCGAGGAGGCCGAGGACGGCAGTCGCGTCGTCCGCGTCCCGGACCTCCAGTATCACGTCCTCCGGGTTCTGTCCGACCAGGACGAGGACCCGCAGAGCGTCGTCGGCGTCCTGCAGGCCGTCCGCGGCCTCGACGGGGGACTCGACCCCGACAACGACGCTATCCGCGAATCCCTCCGCTCGCTCGCCAACAAGGGCGTCGTCGAGAAGGTCCAGTTGACCGTGCCGACCTATCGACTCGCGATGTCCCGGGCGGACCTGCAGGTCGAGCGGCTGGACGACTGA
- a CDS encoding CBS domain-containing protein: protein MGLESVMTTDVVTVALDDTVLDVAAVFRERDVGSAVVLNADDEIAGIVTDRDLVVFGQEFVETLEQTLVNQVLSPVVFTVSPDTDTHELARMMREEGVRRVPVVEDGDLRGIVTLDDLVVVLAEDLENLAALIRAESPSRMVVD, encoded by the coding sequence ATGGGACTCGAATCAGTGATGACGACGGACGTGGTGACGGTCGCCCTCGACGACACCGTGCTGGACGTGGCTGCGGTGTTCCGCGAGCGTGATGTGGGGAGCGCCGTGGTCCTGAACGCCGACGACGAAATCGCCGGCATCGTCACCGACCGCGACCTCGTCGTCTTCGGTCAGGAGTTCGTGGAGACGCTGGAGCAGACGCTCGTGAACCAGGTGCTCTCGCCCGTCGTGTTCACCGTCTCTCCGGACACGGACACGCACGAACTCGCCCGGATGATGCGCGAGGAAGGGGTCAGACGGGTCCCCGTCGTCGAGGACGGAGACCTGCGCGGCATCGTGACGCTCGACGACCTCGTCGTCGTGCTGGCGGAGGACCTGGAGAACCTCGCGGCCCTCATCAGAGCCGAATCGCCGTCACGGATGGTCGTGGACTGA
- a CDS encoding NUDIX hydrolase, translating to MSDDAQEDDPVIDDTDPETTVRTWRKDGEYRRERAHSLDAEEFAEARDRIRGEDGLEWGVGALVEADGRVLLVREDGRWLLPGGEVEAGEDHDEALVRELREETGIDITPRERVAIVRNILRHGDDGLSFRFAIHRATADSTALGDNPGLPDEDIETVRWVEELPENTLDRDLLSRLLGDGWD from the coding sequence GTGAGCGACGACGCCCAGGAGGACGACCCGGTCATCGACGACACGGACCCGGAGACGACGGTCCGGACCTGGCGGAAGGACGGCGAGTACCGTCGCGAGCGAGCTCACAGTCTCGATGCCGAGGAGTTCGCGGAGGCACGTGACCGCATCCGTGGCGAAGACGGGCTCGAGTGGGGCGTCGGCGCGCTCGTCGAGGCCGACGGGCGCGTGCTGCTCGTCCGCGAGGACGGCCGGTGGCTCCTCCCGGGCGGCGAGGTGGAGGCCGGCGAGGACCACGACGAGGCCCTGGTGCGTGAACTCAGGGAGGAGACCGGTATCGACATCACACCCAGAGAGCGGGTGGCCATCGTTCGGAACATCCTCCGCCACGGCGACGATGGACTGTCGTTCCGGTTCGCCATCCACCGGGCGACGGCCGATTCGACAGCACTCGGCGACAACCCCGGACTGCCCGACGAAGATATCGAGACCGTCCGGTGGGTCGAGGAACTCCCGGAGAACACCCTCGACCGCGACCTCCTCAGCCGGCTCCTCGGCGACGGCTGGGACTGA
- a CDS encoding DUF5787 family protein — translation MTDGAVSGWPLPDREFPFELRVCRWTEASWPPGGELPENRVAMVARQLGVRNRRWDTLVLECDREQLGARAVFGERALDSDLLHVVRNAPADWAWYRDALPDPGYPWQYVREAVHTAADRDLVERRKRGNRIELRRRWRYPEWVERVVAIENKPDLDASAARALGDQLERDVALGLADEVWVATRATADRDTDGRGVEPALLERLPVEAGILAVREGGGPAGLDVEPVWYPRSLAVDAPGTQILERPDGGAHDQSAARFEYADAEWKAGKRREIAERAYERGWRGYMGQVRTDCRHFRLADAEAPLPACAAKGRCVTARECSGSCPQFEPEPPVWRANGWPIDGGPGNGAKRLLERQRERFRR, via the coding sequence GTGACCGACGGCGCCGTCAGCGGCTGGCCGCTCCCGGACCGCGAGTTCCCCTTCGAGCTGCGGGTCTGTCGGTGGACCGAGGCGTCCTGGCCTCCTGGCGGTGAGCTGCCGGAGAATCGCGTCGCCATGGTCGCCCGTCAGCTCGGGGTCCGGAACCGCCGGTGGGACACGCTGGTACTGGAGTGCGACCGGGAGCAACTCGGCGCGCGCGCGGTATTCGGCGAGCGCGCGCTCGACTCGGACCTGTTGCACGTCGTCCGCAACGCGCCGGCAGACTGGGCGTGGTACCGGGATGCGCTCCCCGATCCGGGCTACCCCTGGCAGTACGTCCGCGAGGCGGTCCACACCGCCGCCGACCGGGACCTCGTGGAGCGTCGCAAGCGCGGCAACCGCATCGAGCTCCGACGGCGGTGGCGCTACCCGGAGTGGGTCGAGCGGGTTGTCGCCATCGAGAACAAGCCGGACCTCGACGCCAGCGCGGCACGAGCCCTCGGCGACCAGCTCGAGCGCGACGTGGCGCTGGGCCTCGCCGACGAGGTGTGGGTCGCCACGCGCGCGACCGCCGACAGGGACACGGACGGCCGAGGCGTCGAACCGGCCCTGCTGGAGCGACTCCCCGTCGAGGCCGGCATCCTCGCCGTGCGCGAGGGGGGCGGCCCCGCGGGGCTGGACGTGGAGCCGGTCTGGTACCCGCGGTCGCTCGCGGTCGATGCGCCAGGCACGCAAATCCTCGAACGGCCCGACGGGGGCGCACACGACCAGTCGGCCGCCCGGTTCGAGTATGCCGACGCCGAGTGGAAGGCCGGCAAGCGCCGTGAGATCGCCGAGCGCGCCTACGAGCGCGGCTGGCGGGGCTACATGGGGCAGGTCCGGACGGACTGTCGGCACTTCCGGCTGGCCGATGCCGAGGCACCGCTCCCGGCCTGCGCCGCGAAGGGCCGCTGCGTCACCGCCCGCGAGTGCTCGGGGTCGTGCCCCCAGTTCGAGCCGGAGCCACCGGTGTGGCGGGCGAATGGCTGGCCTATCGACGGTGGTCCCGGGAATGGTGCGAAGCGGCTGCTGGAGCGGCAGCGCGAGCGGTTCCGGAGATAG
- a CDS encoding winged helix-turn-helix domain-containing protein, whose protein sequence is MARNPRSESDPPLGDVLTALDDADCRAIIRALDEPLSAGEVSDRCDIPSSTAYRKLDLLTEADLLREATEVRPDGHHTTLYEVDFERVVIALDEERSLEVGIDRPTRSADEQLAAMWKEVRRET, encoded by the coding sequence ATGGCGCGGAACCCGCGCTCGGAGTCGGACCCCCCTCTTGGCGATGTCCTCACGGCGCTCGATGACGCGGACTGTCGAGCGATCATCCGAGCGCTCGACGAACCGCTATCCGCTGGAGAGGTGTCCGACCGGTGCGACATCCCCTCCTCGACGGCCTACCGGAAGCTCGACCTCCTGACGGAGGCCGACCTGCTCCGGGAAGCGACCGAGGTGCGGCCGGACGGCCACCACACGACGCTGTACGAGGTCGATTTCGAGCGTGTGGTCATCGCACTCGACGAGGAACGCTCGCTCGAGGTCGGTATCGACCGGCCGACACGGTCGGCGGACGAACAGCTGGCGGCGATGTGGAAGGAGGTACGGAGGGAAACCTGA
- a CDS encoding MoaD/ThiS family protein — translation MTPNATGLTDTPPGAEAPAEGTTTAQTTTVDVRACGRFRRQFDENRFEFTFEGDTLREFVGALLGERPELADLLIGETRHEDDAGWTDIRDDLGAGKRPFVRVMVNGTFNEYRGGAEAELSDGDRIELVEPLTY, via the coding sequence ATGACCCCCAACGCCACAGGCCTCACCGACACACCGCCCGGTGCGGAGGCACCGGCCGAAGGGACGACCACGGCGCAGACGACGACCGTCGATGTCCGCGCGTGTGGCCGGTTCCGGCGACAGTTCGATGAGAACCGCTTCGAGTTCACCTTCGAGGGGGACACGCTCCGCGAGTTCGTCGGGGCGCTCCTCGGCGAACGGCCGGAGCTGGCCGACCTCCTCATCGGCGAGACGCGCCATGAGGACGACGCCGGCTGGACCGACATCCGGGACGACCTCGGGGCGGGCAAACGACCGTTCGTCCGCGTGATGGTCAACGGCACGTTCAACGAGTACCGCGGCGGCGCCGAGGCCGAACTGTCCGACGGCGACCGCATCGAGCTGGTCGAACCGCTGACCTACTGA
- a CDS encoding RPA12/RPB9/RPC11 RNA polymerase family protein yields the protein MEFCDECGSMMHTEGETWVCRSCGHEQSRDESSDAAATTSEAQQEDGGPDVVDATGGTGEAVREPCPADGCDSERARYEMLPKPGGSYEVRLFTCAECGHKWRES from the coding sequence ATGGAGTTCTGTGACGAGTGTGGGTCGATGATGCACACGGAGGGTGAAACCTGGGTGTGCCGGTCCTGTGGCCACGAGCAGTCGCGTGACGAGTCGAGCGACGCGGCGGCGACGACCAGCGAGGCCCAGCAGGAGGACGGGGGGCCGGACGTGGTCGACGCGACCGGCGGGACCGGGGAGGCCGTGCGGGAACCCTGCCCGGCAGACGGATGCGACAGCGAGCGGGCCCGCTACGAGATGCTGCCGAAACCCGGCGGGTCCTACGAAGTCCGGCTGTTCACCTGCGCCGAGTGTGGTCACAAGTGGCGCGAATCCTGA
- a CDS encoding DUF7521 family protein gives MVHPIGITVAKTVTLLLGGLITYMTAKAYRRTGAPSLRALAIGFGIITMGGVIAGVGDLAGIVDLRTSVLVQSVITAIGFGVITYSLYQE, from the coding sequence ATGGTACATCCGATAGGAATCACAGTAGCGAAGACGGTGACCCTGCTCCTGGGCGGGCTCATCACCTACATGACGGCGAAGGCGTATCGACGGACCGGTGCCCCGTCGCTCCGAGCGCTCGCGATCGGCTTCGGCATCATCACCATGGGCGGCGTCATCGCTGGGGTCGGCGACCTCGCGGGAATCGTCGACCTCCGCACCAGCGTGCTGGTCCAGAGCGTCATCACGGCAATCGGGTTCGGCGTCATCACGTACTCGCTGTACCAGGAGTGA
- a CDS encoding CaiB/BaiF CoA transferase family protein, producing the protein MTDEDTDGSATRNREGPLEGLRVVDFSGMVAGGFATMTLADFGADVVAVEHPQAGDPIRDWGPFDPDSGMSLWWKALARGKRSVTCDLSTPEGHALALDLVETADVVVENFRPGTMERWDLSYDDLREVNPGVVMVRISGYGQTGPRAEQPGFGTVAEAISGFAHVNGFPDREPLLPPIPLADMAAGHYAVQAAMFALFEREVGPDGDGSGEGQVVDVSLYESLFRMFPGDVEAYDRLGQVRERRGNHHSNAAPRNVYEAQDGYVALSASAQSIFENLAETVGHPELLDDERFVTNDARVEHADELDEYIAPYIAERTVEEAIADLGAGDAVVAPVYDVSDVFEDEQYAARDNLVEVADEDVGKITTHGVVPRLTRTPGAVEHLGPRHGQHNEAVYESELGLDEETLDDLRNQGVI; encoded by the coding sequence ATGACCGACGAGGACACCGACGGCTCGGCGACCCGGAACCGCGAGGGTCCCCTCGAGGGGCTCCGGGTGGTGGACTTCTCCGGGATGGTCGCCGGCGGCTTCGCGACGATGACGCTCGCTGACTTCGGCGCGGATGTCGTAGCTGTGGAGCACCCGCAGGCTGGCGACCCCATCCGCGACTGGGGCCCCTTCGACCCCGATTCCGGGATGTCGCTGTGGTGGAAGGCGCTCGCACGGGGGAAACGGTCCGTCACCTGTGACCTCTCGACGCCGGAGGGCCACGCGCTCGCGCTGGACCTCGTCGAGACCGCCGACGTGGTCGTGGAGAACTTCCGTCCCGGGACGATGGAACGGTGGGACCTCTCGTACGACGACCTGCGCGAGGTCAACCCTGGGGTCGTGATGGTCCGCATCTCCGGCTACGGACAGACCGGGCCGCGCGCCGAGCAGCCGGGCTTCGGAACGGTCGCGGAGGCCATCTCTGGGTTCGCGCACGTCAACGGATTCCCCGACCGGGAGCCGCTGCTGCCACCGATTCCGCTGGCCGACATGGCCGCCGGCCACTACGCGGTCCAGGCAGCGATGTTCGCCCTGTTCGAGCGCGAGGTCGGGCCCGATGGCGACGGCAGCGGCGAGGGGCAGGTGGTCGATGTCTCCCTGTACGAGTCGCTGTTCCGGATGTTCCCGGGCGACGTGGAGGCGTACGACCGGCTGGGACAGGTCCGCGAGCGCCGGGGCAACCACCACAGTAACGCCGCACCGCGGAACGTCTACGAGGCCCAGGACGGCTACGTTGCGCTGTCGGCCTCGGCACAGTCCATCTTCGAGAACCTCGCCGAGACCGTCGGCCACCCGGAGCTACTGGACGACGAACGGTTCGTCACGAACGACGCGCGGGTCGAACACGCCGACGAGCTGGACGAGTACATCGCCCCGTATATCGCCGAGCGGACCGTCGAGGAGGCCATCGCTGACCTGGGCGCGGGCGACGCGGTCGTCGCGCCGGTGTACGACGTGAGCGACGTGTTCGAGGACGAGCAGTACGCCGCCCGAGACAACCTCGTCGAGGTGGCAGACGAGGACGTTGGGAAGATTACGACCCACGGCGTGGTCCCGCGGCTGACGCGGACACCGGGCGCAGTCGAGCACCTCGGGCCGCGACACGGACAGCACAACGAGGCCGTCTACGAGAGCGAGCTGGGGCTGGACGAGGAGACGCTCGACGACCTCCGGAACCAGGGCGTCATCTGA
- a CDS encoding MoaD/ThiS family protein produces MSTTTDASSEQAVTTTVDVKATGHVRRELGEHRFDYTFEGETLREFLDALFAEHPELQEMLVAETEAEASTEGWVDVDDLPGDWAKNPEGEQTRPYVRVVVNGAFNEHLDGFDTELDDGDRVALMFPFMFCC; encoded by the coding sequence ATGAGCACGACCACCGACGCATCGAGCGAACAGGCGGTGACGACCACGGTCGACGTGAAGGCGACCGGCCACGTCCGGCGTGAACTCGGCGAGCACCGCTTCGACTACACCTTCGAGGGAGAGACGCTCCGCGAGTTCCTCGACGCGCTGTTCGCCGAGCATCCCGAACTGCAGGAGATGCTCGTCGCGGAAACCGAGGCCGAGGCCAGTACGGAGGGCTGGGTCGATGTCGATGACCTCCCGGGCGACTGGGCGAAGAACCCCGAGGGCGAGCAGACCCGTCCCTACGTCCGTGTCGTCGTCAACGGGGCGTTCAACGAGCATCTGGACGGGTTCGATACCGAACTCGACGACGGGGACCGCGTCGCGCTGATGTTCCCGTTCATGTTCTGTTGCTGA
- a CDS encoding bis(5'-nucleosyl)-tetraphosphatase has translation MIEATSSGAILFRDTRGRREYLLLKSRPGDWEFPKGGVEGEEELQQTAIREVKEEAGIEDFRLIDGFREDYDYVFEANGNTIHKTVHLFIAKSFEASAELSKEHRDLQWRDYEQAINTITQDGPRDILREAHDFLDEVLEEDEEEADASAGTEEETAEADGGERGDGA, from the coding sequence ATGATAGAGGCCACGAGTTCGGGAGCCATCCTCTTCCGTGATACCCGTGGCCGTCGTGAGTACCTCCTGCTCAAGTCCCGTCCGGGGGACTGGGAGTTCCCCAAGGGTGGGGTCGAGGGCGAGGAGGAGTTACAGCAGACGGCAATCCGAGAGGTGAAAGAGGAGGCCGGAATCGAGGATTTCCGGCTCATCGATGGCTTCCGCGAGGACTACGACTACGTGTTCGAGGCGAACGGGAACACCATCCACAAGACGGTCCACCTGTTCATCGCGAAGTCGTTCGAAGCGTCCGCCGAACTATCGAAGGAGCACCGCGACCTGCAGTGGCGCGACTACGAGCAGGCCATCAACACCATCACCCAGGACGGCCCCCGCGACATCCTCCGGGAGGCCCACGACTTCCTCGACGAGGTACTGGAGGAGGACGAGGAGGAAGCGGACGCGAGCGCCGGAACCGAGGAGGAGACGGCAGAGGCCGACGGCGGCGAGCGTGGCGACGGCGCCTGA
- a CDS encoding alpha-glucosidase, with amino-acid sequence MDWDGDRRRFLQAAGATGLAAGLAGCASLSDSPGSGTLTGRPPAVTYDVGAYRVLWAPPDETGNDVSALRVRHPESGATVLRSVPGENVLAAARATLDVTERRGTFDLEETTDTAFVDQRVRSVTPGTATHGDPFPSGVETVTLSGLLEAEDGEPVEYDLAFAALPDGHCGVHASVGGEAERLRLRYRTPADECVYGFGEQYSHVDLTGHEVPIVTQEQGIGRGRPLVTQVVNAAAPGAGGGPFSTYAPMPYALSDAGYGVCLENTSYSVFDLRRRRETSVRCYTDALEARLFPAPTLADGVERFTEYAGRMPPLPSWLNRGAVVGLQGGTEKVREVWAELRKRDTPLAGVWLQDWVGARETSFGSQLWWNWELDEATYPGWDELVSDLHDAGVGVLGYVNPYLADVSEKAGVDRNLFREAREAGYLVTESESDEPYMLTITDFDVGIVDLSNDAARDWFRVVMRENVLGNGFDGWMADFGEGLPFEADLADADAASYHNQYPVEWAALNREVVENASEDGPGGDHRLGRPTFFTRAGFTGSPGESTLFWTGDQLVSWDDDDGLGTVVPALLSSGLSGISLNHPDAGGYTSVVRSGVGISRSREELLRWLELSAFTPVYRTHEGNQPGENAQIYDDAGTYDAFARFAKVYAALAPYRERLMRVAAGRGLPLVRPLAMHYPDDDIAAGRDDQFLLGRDVLVAPVTARNVRDPFVYLPEGEWRHLWSGEIRRGPGWRRELARLGEPPVFLRVGSDVAASLPDRLRSLGLLD; translated from the coding sequence ATGGACTGGGACGGTGACCGTCGTCGCTTCCTCCAGGCGGCCGGCGCGACGGGCCTCGCGGCCGGGCTCGCGGGCTGTGCCTCCCTCTCGGACTCCCCGGGTTCCGGGACGCTCACGGGTCGGCCACCGGCGGTGACGTACGATGTCGGAGCGTACCGGGTGCTGTGGGCGCCCCCGGACGAGACCGGGAACGACGTGTCCGCCCTTCGGGTCCGCCACCCCGAGAGCGGAGCGACCGTCCTCCGGTCGGTTCCGGGCGAGAACGTCCTCGCGGCGGCGCGTGCGACGCTGGACGTGACCGAGCGGCGTGGCACGTTCGACCTCGAGGAGACCACCGACACGGCGTTCGTCGACCAGCGCGTGCGGTCCGTGACGCCCGGCACGGCGACCCATGGCGACCCGTTCCCGTCCGGCGTCGAGACGGTGACGCTATCGGGACTGCTCGAGGCCGAGGACGGCGAACCTGTCGAGTACGACCTCGCGTTCGCCGCGCTCCCGGACGGCCACTGCGGCGTTCACGCGAGCGTCGGTGGCGAGGCCGAGCGCCTGCGCCTGCGCTACCGGACGCCCGCCGACGAGTGCGTCTACGGCTTCGGCGAGCAGTACAGCCACGTCGACCTGACTGGCCACGAGGTTCCCATCGTGACCCAGGAGCAGGGCATCGGCCGGGGGCGCCCGCTCGTCACGCAGGTCGTGAACGCCGCCGCACCTGGGGCCGGCGGTGGCCCCTTCTCGACGTACGCACCGATGCCGTACGCGCTCTCGGATGCCGGCTACGGCGTCTGCCTGGAGAACACCTCCTACAGCGTGTTCGACCTCCGCCGGCGCCGCGAGACATCCGTCCGGTGCTACACCGACGCCCTCGAAGCGCGCCTGTTCCCCGCCCCGACGCTCGCGGATGGCGTCGAACGGTTCACCGAGTACGCGGGTCGGATGCCCCCGCTCCCGTCGTGGCTGAACCGCGGTGCCGTCGTCGGGCTGCAGGGCGGCACCGAGAAGGTCCGAGAGGTGTGGGCCGAACTCCGGAAACGGGACACGCCGCTCGCCGGTGTCTGGCTCCAGGACTGGGTCGGCGCCCGCGAGACGAGTTTCGGCTCCCAGCTCTGGTGGAACTGGGAGCTCGACGAGGCCACCTACCCCGGCTGGGATGAGCTCGTCTCCGACCTCCACGACGCGGGCGTGGGCGTCCTCGGCTACGTCAATCCGTATCTCGCCGACGTGAGCGAGAAAGCGGGCGTGGACCGCAACCTGTTCCGCGAGGCACGTGAGGCCGGCTACCTCGTCACCGAGTCCGAGAGCGACGAGCCGTACATGCTCACCATCACCGACTTCGATGTCGGTATCGTCGACCTCTCGAACGACGCTGCGCGCGACTGGTTCCGCGTGGTCATGCGCGAGAACGTCCTCGGTAACGGGTTCGACGGCTGGATGGCCGACTTCGGCGAGGGACTCCCCTTCGAGGCCGACCTCGCGGACGCCGACGCCGCCAGCTACCACAACCAGTACCCCGTCGAGTGGGCCGCACTCAACCGGGAGGTCGTCGAGAACGCGAGCGAGGACGGCCCCGGCGGCGACCACCGGCTCGGCCGCCCGACGTTCTTCACCCGCGCCGGCTTCACCGGCTCGCCCGGCGAGAGCACACTGTTCTGGACCGGCGACCAGCTCGTCTCCTGGGACGACGACGATGGGCTCGGGACCGTCGTGCCGGCGCTGCTCTCCTCGGGACTGTCGGGCATCTCGCTCAACCACCCCGACGCCGGCGGATACACCAGCGTCGTCCGTTCGGGCGTCGGTATCAGTCGCTCGCGCGAGGAGTTGCTCCGGTGGCTGGAGCTGTCGGCGTTCACGCCCGTCTACCGCACCCACGAGGGGAACCAGCCCGGTGAGAACGCACAGATATACGACGACGCGGGCACGTACGACGCGTTCGCCCGGTTCGCGAAGGTGTACGCCGCGCTCGCGCCGTACCGGGAGCGGCTGATGCGGGTCGCGGCGGGCCGGGGCCTGCCGCTGGTGCGGCCGCTCGCGATGCACTACCCCGACGACGACATCGCGGCGGGCCGTGACGACCAGTTCCTGCTCGGCCGGGACGTGCTGGTCGCCCCCGTCACCGCGCGGAACGTGCGCGACCCGTTCGTCTACCTCCCCGAGGGCGAGTGGCGCCACCTCTGGTCGGGCGAGATACGGCGAGGCCCCGGCTGGCGGCGGGAGCTAGCGCGACTCGGCGAGCCGCCGGTCTTCCTGCGCGTCGGGAGCGACGTGGCCGCGTCGCTCCCCGACCGCCTGCGGTCGCTGGGCCTGCTCGACTGA